A single region of the Hoeflea prorocentri genome encodes:
- a CDS encoding TetR/AcrR family transcriptional regulator — protein MADKGKTRERIMDVAQASILSKGFEATSIDEIVAAVEITKGGFFYHFSDKNALARALLERYIEEEDRLFDDLFSRARELNEDPLHAMLIGLKLMAEMLDDIPKGHPGCLVATACYQERLFNTEVRELNRKAVLNWRERFLAMFEQIASDYSPRADVDLTDLADMLTGVVEGGIILSKAIGNPQLTSRQIMLYRTLVKTVFAPL, from the coding sequence ATGGCGGACAAAGGCAAAACGCGAGAGCGGATCATGGATGTCGCGCAGGCGAGCATCCTTTCCAAAGGCTTTGAAGCGACGTCCATTGACGAGATTGTTGCCGCGGTGGAGATCACGAAAGGCGGCTTCTTCTACCATTTCAGCGACAAAAATGCCCTCGCGCGTGCCTTGTTGGAGCGATACATAGAAGAAGAAGATCGCCTCTTCGATGATCTCTTCAGCAGGGCCAGGGAACTCAATGAGGACCCTCTTCATGCAATGCTGATCGGCCTCAAGCTGATGGCTGAAATGCTGGATGACATTCCGAAGGGTCATCCCGGTTGTCTGGTCGCAACGGCCTGTTATCAGGAGCGTCTGTTCAATACTGAGGTGCGCGAGTTGAACCGCAAAGCGGTTCTGAACTGGCGGGAGCGTTTTCTTGCCATGTTCGAGCAGATCGCGTCCGATTACTCGCCGAGGGCTGACGTCGATCTGACAGACCTTGCCGATATGCTCACCGGTGTCGTGGAAGGCGGGATCATCCTCTCGAAGGCCATCGGTAACCCGCAACTGACATCGCGGCAGATCATGTTGTACAGGACACTGGTCAAAACGGTTTTCGCCCCGCTTTAA
- a CDS encoding homocysteine S-methyltransferase family protein, translated as MRLKQLLNTEKPFLADGGLETVMIFEKGLELPYFASFTLLDSEQGHRALEEYYERFIDLAAESGRGFLLDTTTWRASVPWGSQMGLGESDIVDINRRAAAFAMTMRDRHERRDLPIMVNGVVGPAADGYVASQTLAPDDAQSIHMPQIRALRETGVDLASAMTMTHSGEAIGITRAAREANLPVVISFTVETDGNLPSGQPLDQAIEEVDNTTAAYPLFYMINCAHPDHFAHVMSASTLTRRLGGLRTNASRLSHAELDAAEELDAGDPEELGTLHEPLLTQLPNIRVLGGCCGTDHRHVGCVARASDTTSAAYEELANA; from the coding sequence ATGCGACTGAAACAACTCTTGAATACCGAGAAACCATTTCTTGCGGATGGCGGTCTTGAAACCGTAATGATTTTCGAGAAGGGGCTGGAACTGCCCTACTTCGCGTCCTTCACATTGCTTGACAGCGAACAGGGACACCGCGCGCTTGAGGAGTATTACGAACGCTTCATCGATCTCGCCGCCGAATCCGGACGCGGCTTCCTCCTGGACACGACAACCTGGCGCGCCAGCGTGCCCTGGGGATCCCAGATGGGTCTCGGTGAAAGCGACATTGTCGACATCAACAGAAGGGCCGCCGCGTTTGCGATGACGATGCGCGACCGCCATGAACGCCGGGACCTGCCGATAATGGTCAACGGTGTCGTCGGACCGGCTGCGGACGGCTATGTCGCGTCGCAGACGCTGGCTCCCGATGACGCACAGTCAATACATATGCCGCAGATACGGGCGCTCCGCGAAACCGGTGTTGATCTCGCCAGCGCGATGACAATGACACATTCCGGCGAAGCCATCGGCATCACGCGTGCAGCGCGCGAGGCCAATCTGCCGGTCGTCATTTCTTTCACGGTCGAGACCGACGGAAATCTTCCATCCGGTCAACCGCTCGATCAGGCGATCGAGGAAGTCGACAACACGACCGCAGCCTATCCGCTTTTCTACATGATCAACTGCGCGCATCCCGATCATTTCGCACATGTGATGTCGGCAAGCACACTGACCAGGCGCCTTGGCGGGCTGCGCACAAACGCATCGCGTCTGAGCCATGCGGAACTGGACGCCGCCGAGGAGCTGGATGCCGGCGATCCCGAGGAACTGGGAACGCTCCATGAGCCGCTGCTGACACAACTGCCCAATATCCGGGTGCTCGGCGGCTGCTGCGGAACCGACCATAGACATGTCGGTTGCGTTGCACGCGCCAGCGATACGACATCTGCCGCATATGAGGAATTAGCAAATGCCTAG
- a CDS encoding GNAT family N-acetyltransferase: protein MPSRNTAFNLRKAAVEDATALAQLVNIAGEGLPLVLWTSMAKADEDPWDLGASRARRTEGSFSWTNARIADIDGTVAGAIITYLTAPQPEPINDDTPEMFRPLIALENDVPETNYINVLAVFPQFRRMGIASALLESATANPGKNGASIIVADQNTGARRLYARHGFTEVARELIVKGDWRTKNREWILLKKAG, encoded by the coding sequence ATGCCTAGTCGAAACACTGCCTTCAATCTTCGGAAAGCCGCTGTAGAAGATGCCACGGCTCTGGCGCAGCTTGTCAATATTGCGGGAGAAGGGCTGCCACTGGTCCTTTGGACCTCGATGGCGAAGGCCGATGAAGACCCCTGGGATTTGGGCGCGTCACGGGCGCGCAGAACAGAAGGATCGTTTTCATGGACCAATGCGAGAATTGCCGACATAGACGGAACGGTGGCGGGAGCGATTATTACCTATCTGACCGCTCCGCAGCCGGAACCGATCAATGACGATACGCCTGAGATGTTTCGTCCATTGATCGCACTGGAGAACGACGTCCCGGAAACGAACTACATAAATGTGCTCGCAGTTTTTCCGCAATTCCGGCGCATGGGAATCGCCAGCGCGCTGCTTGAATCTGCTACCGCAAACCCCGGGAAAAACGGGGCTTCGATCATCGTGGCGGACCAAAATACCGGCGCACGGCGCCTCTACGCACGCCATGGCTTCACGGAAGTTGCGAGGGAGCTGATTGTCAAAGGCGACTGGCGGACCAAAAACCGTGAGTGGATCCTTCTCAAAAAGGCTGGCTGA
- a CDS encoding DUF2161 domain-containing phosphodiesterase, which translates to MAKVKIRETDLYAPVKSMLEAQGYEVKGEIGAADVVAVRGDEEPVIVEMKAGFSLALFHQAVERLSVSDAVYVAVPRLTGRSFLAALRRNRKLCRRLGLGLITVRLRDGHTEIHIDPGPYQPRKVPRRTARLLREFARLEGDPNTGGSTRNGLITAYRQDALRCLILLDENGPTKAAKVAEGSGVSGARRLMADNHYGWFERVATGIYTMSPNGIRALDEYAGEICRIRMAHRPDAALQADAENRAV; encoded by the coding sequence ATGGCTAAGGTGAAAATCCGTGAAACGGATCTCTATGCTCCGGTTAAATCCATGCTCGAGGCCCAGGGCTACGAGGTCAAGGGCGAGATCGGCGCGGCGGACGTCGTCGCCGTGCGAGGCGATGAGGAGCCGGTCATCGTCGAGATGAAGGCAGGTTTCTCGCTGGCATTGTTTCATCAGGCCGTCGAACGTCTGAGTGTAAGCGATGCGGTTTATGTGGCGGTGCCGCGTTTGACGGGTCGCAGTTTTTTGGCGGCGCTGCGTCGGAATAGGAAGCTGTGCCGGCGTCTCGGACTTGGGCTGATCACGGTCCGGTTGCGGGACGGCCATACCGAGATACACATCGATCCGGGACCTTATCAACCCCGCAAGGTTCCACGACGCACGGCGCGGTTGCTGCGTGAGTTCGCAAGGCTTGAAGGTGATCCCAATACAGGCGGGTCCACCCGCAACGGGCTGATAACGGCCTATCGCCAGGATGCGCTGCGTTGCCTTATCCTGCTTGACGAAAACGGTCCGACCAAGGCCGCAAAGGTTGCCGAAGGCTCAGGCGTTTCAGGCGCACGTCGTCTGATGGCGGATAACCACTATGGCTGGTTCGAACGTGTGGCGACCGGCATTTATACCATGAGCCCCAATGGAATAAGGGCGCTTGATGAATATGCGGGAGAAATCTGTCGGATAAGAATGGCGCACAGGCCCGACGCTGCCCTGCAGGCCGACGCGGAAAATCGCGCGGTCTAG